The genome window acacgtgCACAGTCGAATGAGATCCAAACAAATGTTGACTTTACAAAGAGAATGCTCAGCTTTACTGAACACTGTATTGATCATAGTTggaatgtatatgtatatatggaaATGTTTATATAATATGCCACTACACTCTTTTGTCACTTGTGTGAGGTAcagaaacaaaatatatatatacgatAGCCCACAGGTGTCAAAGTCATGGCCCGGGGGGGAGATCCGGCTCGAACCACTTTGCTCTTACACGCAACACTTTCTACAGATATTACAagcctttttttcaaaaatcaatTGCCCGGGTAATTGTGTATACAAAATAATATGTGGAGGTGATTATATATTGATCTGTTTTTCATAATCCCAAAgtccctccgagggaaaccaaaACTATGATGTGGCCTATGACTAAAATGACCTTTACACCCCTGTACTAGAGGGAGCCCCCACCGTGTCACACTTGAGATCCACCACTCCAGGCTCGTGTTGTATTCGTAATATTTCTTGATGTGACCCTCCactggcccagatttcacaatGAATAAGTACATTTGCGATTGAATTGAGACAACATCATTATTTCAGAATACATATTCATCTCAGCATCACCCCCAAAatgatatttacagtatttcttcaagtttgatgatttttttgacaatgacaTTCAAGCAATTCATTACAGCTAACTgctagtaaaataatttgatggGACTACCACCGTACATTGATGGTTATCTTTGCAAAGGCTGATTTTTCAGTAACCGCCTTTGTATCGGATCTCATAAGATTGCGTAAGTGTACGATGAAATGTCCGGTGAGTGAACACACTGATATATAAGTAACCAATGTATCATTCCTCAAACAGGTAACAAATGCACTAAATGTGTAAAATCCTCATCCAAGTAAGAATTGTTTAGTTTAGTGGATGCTGCAGCGCCTGTTGTCGCATGTTgtatgattataatttttttggggaaccaGAGGACCAACCGAAGGATACTAACCTGCATCATTCCTCAATTCAGCACACACTCCCCAAGACATGACGGAGTTCTGGAATATTGGACTCGTCATGTGTTGGTATAGTGTGACGTCTAAACCTATCGCATGTCACTTGTTTGAAAACACAAGAGTCCAaattttaaacataattaaTACTGCTGTTGGACAAATTACAGTATGGACTGAATAAATTCCCAAGACTTCCAGACCTTGTCAAAACCTGAACCCCTGATAATGGATGTGCCTGATCCAATGTGGCCTCTGCATGTTCGAGAATCCTAAAAACAGATCCACTCATGTCTGGTACGTCCTCTTTTTCTACTTGCAGATCATCTGATACTCCAATACCAAAGACAGACGGTgagttcattttagttttgtgCTTAAATACAAAATTCTTACATTCTAAttccctctcttttttttttttcctccttcatCGCAGTGCCTCCTCCAGCTGTGTAGCAAACGGAGTCATTTGTTCAAGCAAAGCGAGGCCGGCGTCACAAGAAGAGAAGCATCCAAAATGCATAAAAGTGTTTTATGACTCTGAGACCTCAGCTGGATGATCAATAAATAATGTGCTCAAATGTTCCTCACCCTCACGGCAAGTTCCTCTGGATCCGCTTTAGGGATACTACTAAGTGGTTAAATTTTCATTTAGAGCAAAAGTATTTGATTATCTCAGTTGTGTGTAGGAGAAACAAACACTAAAGCAATCACACGATTTACCCATGTGATGTCATAACACAGGCAATATTTTTGGCACATGCATTAAATGAGTTGGCTTAGCGTACTATAAAATATAAACTAAATATGAATTCTTAATATTATGGGCACGTCTGGTGTGTGATATCTGAAATATCTTTACCAGCAGGTGACATTTGTTTTACAAGAAGCATGCAAAACAACACACATGAGTCACACAGTCacagtttattttattcactGAAATTACAGTCATAAGCAAATTTGACCTCTTGGTGGTTTCTGGTCATGACAATCAAGATGTCAGGAATTTTTGgttgttgaaaatgaatttcaTGTATTCCCAAAGAGTGAATGTCACATTTGTTACAACTTTTCTGTGAGTGGTTCAATTTCCCCACGCTGCTCATTTATGTACACACTCTCAAGAACACCCCAAGCATGACGACTTGTTTAGATCATGACtcaccactgcatgtaactgtGTGAATGTGGTCGTAAGGCATGACGCAAACAAGAGTCAAAGTACTTTTACGCAGTAAACACGTTACATTCGCAAGTATGATGCATACAGAACAAAAGCAAGTCTGCTCATTGTTAATATGAGCAATGTCAATGTTAGTAATTGTGCTGATTGAATTCAGCATCTCATCATCGTCAATGCAATCATCATGACGAAGAGTCCTCCAGGTCAGAACAATGATTTCATGGAAATCAAAGAGTTCCTACAAAATGAGTACTTTGTCATCTTTGTCAACCAAATGGTGAAAATAAACCCTTCCTGAACGCTTAATAAGATACACAAGCACAATCTTATGAGAtacaataccaaaaaaataaaaaaatcagcctttaaaactcattcactgccagccttcccagttaatttggatatttgacttctaaagccgtcaatggcagtgaatgtgttttaaaagaaaGCGTTATTTTCAGTTTCGGTGTATAAACTTCAGCTACAATAATGAAGATATTTTTAAACGAATACTTGTCTGacagtttcctcccaaaatGTTAGAGCCTTTTTGTTTGCCGGATTACACAAAATCCTGTCTATAATAAACCTATTTCCACAAAATATCTACAGATCTGgagaaatgtgtaaaaaaaaaaaaaaaaaaaaattccacttgTCTTAACATTACGTTTCCTTGACTATATTTGATCAACATTAACAATCGGTTAAGTGGTGCACTCCATTGAGCATTTCAGCTCTTGTGTTGGATGTCATTAGATTGCGCGTGTGTACCTCATGTTTTGgttggtgacaaaaaaaaaaactgtctatTCTTCTTGGAAATATATTCCAAAcaatatgattttttaaatgaaaaaatgttcTCCATATGAACATTTCATACAAGTAACAGAAATATAAATCCTGTATtaactttaactttttttttaaaagcagctAAATGGTGAATCATAGTAAGAGTTCAAATCCAATGTGAATTAGCCTCAGATATTCATACTTGCTGTCTTTACGTCCTGTCAAGAATTTCCTGCTTAACGGAAGATTTCCGATCATTCCTGGTCCCACGGGGCCACCGGACGTCGACGAGTCGAAGTGCTCCGTTTCTTCAGCATTAacttgagctaaaaaaaaatgtttttttaaagtttgaaaGATATTTTAAGCAATACACATGCAGTGGCttgcaaaagtattcagacaccatGAACAAACGTATATGCATTTAATTGCCATTTCTTGTGATAGGCTCAGGACAGTTCTGGCCACATACTAtcaatataatatacagtataatatgtaCTATGATATTTGTCAAAtgaatttagttatttttttctggtagatttaaatgtattgattgatttatttgtaaTCATTTATCTAATTAATAGCTgcttaattgatttattgtgaaaaataaaaccctaaaatatttttattttaaattatgttaGAGCTttatacaatttatttatacttaatatgtactgtaaattaaaGGGATTTATTTTACAAACTACATATTGTATTAAAGAATTAGTCAATTATAAATTCAATTCATTCTACGAATAAAATTCAGACGTGAGTCAATTATTACTTCATTATTAAAGTGAACTACCTATTTTAATTAGCGCTATATTTTCCAGTTGCGCCATGCTTTGGACAAAGGACTGTACAACGCGCCATGAAattctttttattactttttttctttctttctttttttcaaaacccTGCTTTCGACCTGTTAGGTGTGTTCCTTTGGCTTCCCGTTTGTTCACTTATGTTCTCTAACAAACATCCGAGGTCTTCACAGAACATTTTACTGCCATGAGGTTACAACCAGATAAACGCTATTTACTGATTGGCTGATTTCTGAAGGCAAGTTGTTGCACTGGATTTTATTTAAGTGTTTCAGAATAAAAAGGGGCTGAATAATTGTACGtcacgtttttctttttttttttatgtggaaaaaaaaactatggaaATCATGTATCATTTCCTTTCCACTTCACAATTATGTGTGACATTGTGTTCTTCTATCAATTGAAACcgcagtaaaattaaaaaacataaccAAATTGTGATTTGGTTATGTTTTCTAATAAGTCATGCTTGAAGGTGGAAATAAGAAGACAAGTGATCAAACAAAAAAGGATGACATCATTGGCATTGGATTTTATCTGGGCATTTCCACTTTCTAATAATGCACTCACTGGAAACAACAATACTAGTGTGCACGAGTAACTATCCATTATTCCAAgtaccacaaaaaaatgtaaaaaaaaaagactgcagcTCACATGCTCCCCTTGCAGGCCGCCCTGCAGAAGGTGCGCCGGGAGGCCGTTCTCCAGGTTGCGGATGCTGGGATCGGCTCCTCGGCTCAGCAGCAGCCGGAGGATCTCCTCCTGCCGGGGGTTGCCATGGAGACAGGCCGCCATGTGTAAAGCCGTGTGACCGTGCGCCTTGAAGCAGAAATCGGGCCATGAGTCAAAGTGTACACACGATCAGTGACTGTACGCAGCGAAACGCATGGACTCACTTTCATGTTGACAAAGtctttcacattgtgcatgtggATGCTGAGCAGATAGTGGAGCAGATCGATATTTCCTTCCTTCACCGCCAAGTGCAGCACTGTCTTGCTGCTTTTGATTTCCTGCAATTTGACGAGTGGGAGTGTTCAGAgggaagaaggggggggggggggggacacacacacacacacagacacaacaaaACCACAATAAGTCACGCTGTGGAACATGCAAATGAGactagaaagaaaacaaaagtgatgacatcatcatggTTGGATTTGGGAGTTCCCCTTTTTAATACAATGACAGGACAAAAGATTAGGTGCAGTATGTATGCACCTGTTACTATCCATTAGAAGCctttacaaaaatgaaatgttagATCGATTGTGTCATATTCCAAAATGAtatcaaacaaaatcaaatgtaaCTGGGCAAATGTCCAACATTCCTCTCACAGCAGTCGAACATTTGTACTCCACCTGGCTAAGTGGTGAGGCGCCAGCATTGACGAGCATCTGCACACACGAGAGCTTCTCCGCAGCCTTGGCCTGAAGGAAAACATTCGCCATCCCGCAGGCAAACAAAGCCTTCATGGTGACACTGTGAGAAATGGCTGCGCAGTGCAGAGGGGTCATACCTACAATacagacaaaaaatatatatataatcataataataataataataaaacacagatTACAATATTGTTGCGGTGACAAATACGTACACAAATGAATGATCAGTAAAATCAAATCCAGTAGAATGAAAAACGATAATTGTGTCAATGTTATAAACTAAACCAAGCCAATCGATAATCAAAgagtacaattattttattttatttagtctcGCTATTATCCATGATTAACTTGCACGACAGcgaaagaatgttaaaatgttatttaaaacattatGTGTGTCATTAGTGAACATTTTATGGAGGCGACAGCCTGAACAaaccatttttcattgtttcCTATTGgagaaaaacgttttaaaattaGAACCACTTGGAAGCCGAACAGCATCACGGAACAGATTGTGCATTTGTAAGATATTCTGATCATTGATAAAACGTATTACTATTGCACATTTACAAtgacagtaattactgtattgtACACAAAGTAAGTCGTTACCTTCAAAGTCTCTCGCCTCGAGGTTGATTGCAGGTCTGTTGGACAGAAttacctgggaaaaaaaaacataattcattTACACTATGTATGAATATTACAGAAGATTAATGATTACAGCAAGCCCTAGATAATCATACAAATATGCTTCTAGTGGCTATATGCGTGGCTATGTGCATTCATTTGACATTGCATCATTATATATTTGTAACCATGACCTGGTTGACTGAGTAATGTATTTCCACAgaaaccttgaaaaaaaagtgtattcgGTCCTTTACCTGCAATATCCGAGGTAAGCCGTCGTGGGCGGCCAGGTGAAGAGCGTTTTGTCCTTTGACGTCACAAGCGTTGATGTCTGCTCCAAATGACAACAGATCTTGAACAATGTCCGGCTGGTTCGCCGTCACCGCCACCAGTAAAGCAGTCTGTAAAagcgaggggggggggcgttttttttttttttttttttaataccatgTCTGCTTACaactcaaaaacatttttatccatgtattaaaataatttgtccATACTTTGCCTTTGTGCTCTTTAGCATCAAGCTTCCCCAGATCCCTCAGCTTCTCTGCAGCAGCGAAGGCCCACTCCCTGAGACCCTTAGCAGTGTAGATATGCAGGATCctgacccaaaaacaaacaaacaaaaaaactaaatttggcAAAGAAACATAATTATTGGGTAACATAAGACTGGTAATCATGACAAAATACAGTCCACTGTATAAGTATTTTCAAGTATTCCAATGAGTGCCTTTTTAATTGTGACACATGGCTGTAAACGTGTGGGAAGCGTTTAAACGCATAAATTTGACCCAGTTACCTTTTAGAGCTCATCATGTTCCAAGTATGACTCAccgacttttgtttttctttctacgATTACCAGACGTCGACACGCTCCAGACAGTAAATAGTCATAAATAGTCATTCATAATACAGCAGACGGCAACGTGTGGGTTGTTTCGATTTCTAGCCGTGTTAAGAAGTTGGTGTTGCCGGTGCTGTTTTTATGTCGTTTTCCTCGTCACATCCCGTTTGCATGGTAGGCAGAGTTCAAAGGACGCGCTCATTTGTGCCCCATTGttcaatgaaaacatttacatatgCCGGTCGTCCGCCAATTCCCCATCATCCCCCAAATCTGACAAAATCCCCAATGTTGACCCCTAACTTGTCAACTTGTGATTTAAAAGTTTCACAGTACTTTAGCAATGACAACCAGAGTATCGCAACACAACATTTAGACGATAAACAAACACGTCACCACATCTGAAGGAAAGGGAAAGGAAAACTTTGTTTGATGGATGCTTCTTGCAGAAAAAGGAAGTGCTCGTTAAAAAGCATGACCAATTCAATAACAATAGTTAACAACAGTTAAAACAGCCGGTCTGTTTCTGTTATGACCCTTTTTTATTATATCTATATTTGATGTACAGTGGAGCCCTGGCATTCGCGGGACTGTAAGGGCCGGGTCGAAGAGTAAAAATCAGAGAGACTGTAATTGATGCTCATTATAAttgtataattgtatttatttattgatttattttcttgaatAAGGAGTGATAAACCGCCCATAAGCATTGTCAgtgttccaaaaaaagaaaaaaaagaaaagaaaaaaaaaatgttttatgtaaaattgaaaaaaatatatatgttcttttttttcaatctgcGAATCAGTGAATCTGTGCGTCCCAAACCATGAGAATGAGAGGATCCATTgtattcctctttttttcttcattcattatATTGTAGAGAACAAGTGAAGCACCCCTTATCACTTACAGTATACTTAAAGGCTTTCTAATTCTATTCtgtcaatattttgtcccaCGCCTTACGGCCAGGGTTGGACAATATTTAGTTCAATCAGAGCATCAGAGCTATCGGAGCACTGTTAACaaacatattttgacaaattaaggagaagaaaaaaacagtaacaaagtatttgtactttgtttctTCCCACCCCCGCTTGAGAATAACAAAAAATCCCAAGACACACAAGCACACTGATGAGCACTCACGTGTCTCCGTCCTCATCCTGGCCAATGATCCTTCCGTAGTCCATGTCTCTCAGCATGATCCTGGCCTTCTCCAGCGTGCCGGTGTCCAACCACGACCCGAAAGTAGCTTGAGGGGCCTGACTTGGGTCCAGAGGGGGCCAAGTCGAAGCCGTGCTCTGGTCTGCGGCTGCCATCTGGCACCCCTGCGCAAAAGAACACCGGCTCAAGTTCGACTGGAAATCGGGGATGCAAATGCTTTCATCGACAGACTATTGCTTCGGAAGACTTTTTCCTCACATAAGATTGAGACGCAAATCCCTGAAGATGCTGCTGGGAGCTGAAATCTGAGTCCATAGGGACGTCGTAGCCCGCAGGGAAGCTCGGCCCAGGTTGGTTGGGGTCGTAAGAGAGAGCGGACTCCTGTATTGCGGCCCAGTGCTCGGAGCTCACAGCTGTCATGTCTGCGTAGCTGCTTGATGCACCTGAATAAGAGAAACATTTGGCAATTTGTGTCTTCTTGCATGCCGACACCAAATCTCTGGTATGCTGCTGACTCCATGGACATTGTTGTTGATGGATTTGCTGGTTTGATCATTCGATTGTATTTTTTGATGCTATATATAGACTGGTGTGCATATTTCCTGCTGTGGTGCCAGGAATTGTCAAAGTCTTACCTGAGCAGGTCAGTTGTTCTGACACCGGCAGCTGCTGCGAGAGGaagtacagaaagaaaaaaaaagtgatgtcaCGCACAATATTGTACTGTGAATGATCGAGTTAGATGTTAGATGCAAGATGTTTTCTTACAGTAAGCATGTTGTGACCGGCGGGAGCAGTTGTGTTTGCGGCGTAGGGGGTCAACCCTGATGATGTCTCTCGCTTCCTCTTCTGTTCCAAAAGCTTCTTCACTGTGGGCAGAGTGCAGCACGGCTTCTCCTTTGGCGCTGTATGGCAACCAAAAATTAACATGTTGAATTTGCTTCTTTTGTTTTAAGTGGGTGACGGTCGAAATGCCTTTCCGAGCATCTAAGTTTGCCGACCCTTGTCCCAGATAGCTAAATAAACCTCCACTCGTACTACTATCCACCACTGCTTTTGTATgcttttgtatatatatatatatatatatatatatatatatatatatatatatatatatatatatatatataaaagtgtgTCTGGTTGATATTTCCTTTGACAGGTAAATGAGAACAATAGGGAAAAGTCACACAccacaggacaaaaaaacaaaaaaaagaatgatgtTTCCACCCTGTGAGGTGACACACCGACTCCGTTAGGAAGACACATTAGGTCTCAGAAAAAAACCTTGACAATGGGATTGCCTACTTCTTTTCTATGACATCTTCCTGTGTGGCTTTGTCACTCACAGAAACCCAAACCACATCTTCCTGTAAATCAAtgtgacacacgcgcacacgtcaCAGCGGCACGTTCGCTTGGTTGCCTTCGACTGCACTTTCTGTCGCGGTCAAATGTTTACATGAGCAATCGTCGCATTGTTCGTTGGAGGAATTGAAGTTGTTTATTTGAAGAATTCCTCTTCCAGGTTTGAATGAATATGTAACATACATTGTCTATGAGGTTTAAAAACAAGAATTGtgagatttcatttattttggattttcGCTCATCCaaacaataattaaatattatGCTTTGTTATACATGCTTAAATATATACACCCAATCTAACATTTGTTAAACGTCCCTAAATAAGTTTCACCTTGAccagatgttgttttttttggtttgttttgttgttttttaaccatCAGGTAGGATTGGTAGAGTTCATTTAAATTGTTTGGTTTCGTGGCAAAGACCCAGTTTTTAAGTATATTGCACATAATAAGATTGACGTTGGGGCTTTGGGAATGACATTCCAGAAGCTTCATGTTGTGCTTCATCcattctataaaaaaaaaaaataataattaaaaaacattttgttgtgtgtttgggaTGATTGTCCTGTTAGAAGACTCAAGCGTGTCCAACTTTCAGCCATCTAGCTGCTGATTTGAGGTGAAGTTAAAGACTTTAAAAGTAGTCCTCCTTCTTCATTTGCCTATTCAATCCTTCCTGGGTTGTTCCTGAACACCCTGACCAATTTATTTTCAACCCGAGCTGGACAGTTGGGATCTTCTTCCGTGCCTTGGCAAAGTGGTGACACCTCCAATTGGCTTGTACTTTGCGTGCAATTGTTTAAACGTCGTGAtcgtgggaaaaaaagtgagagGTTCACGTTGAAAGACATATATACTTCAGCACCACTTATTCAAAATAATTAagtgcatttacagtatgtatatacagtattttgcccTGTATGTGTAGATTCAAGAAAATCCTATAGAAAttcaattcttcaaaaatgatTGAAGATGTATGTGGTAAGAGCggttcaaataaaatgataatatgATCATATGATTTTCATGTCCACGAGTGTATGTAACCGACACAACTGTATGAACGGCGACCTTgctcttttcttttaaaaatgacaaaaaatctACAACAACAGGTTCTTGTGGAGTTGTGGaatgtgcacccccccccccccaaaaggtcACTTTATCAGAATACATAACTCAGTCTGAGACATTTGATCTTTACATAGAAATATCAACTTTGGTCACATGACacgaaatacaaaaaaagtttcaagaagTTGCGGTTTGGTGCAGCTTAGAAAAACTAGATGTGGCGGATGCCATAGTTTTGAACGAACTTTGAATCTTAAGTCCTCATTTTAGCAAGACATTTTGTACGATTCGTTTTCTGTTCTCAGCGCACACAGCAAAGTGCATGGGCATACTTGCGTGCATGTTTGCTGCACTAAAAACGCAACATCATACCAAGAATAGGTCTTATTCTTAAGACTCATCGCCTCGAAAGACACTTGTTTTTAGACAATGTTCACTTATTTCAAGCTaattttaattcacttttttacattttttttatttactccactggcaattttttccccctacaaaTTTCCAGTAAAAATGAGCTTGAAACAAGTCAAAATGGTCTAAAAACACGTGAGTCTTATTTTCTATGTGTTCCCTCATTGTTGTAAGGATGCGCAAAGAGCTACAAAACGATGAACTTGTTGATCCGCGAGCCGCCTCAGCCAACGGCCACCAATGTTTTGGACAGCAGTGCTGTCCACTAGTTGTAATGAGCAAGTGTCCCAATCTGTTTTTCCACACCGCGGGACTTAACAGTATGATCTTTTATTTGGCTTTGCACTGATGGCCCCTGCCTGGAGTGCCCTGGGCTACCCTTTGCTGTATTCAAATACGGGCCTCGGAAAGCCCTGGACACTGAATCATGCGCGTGGGAGACGGGGATTCCAGCGACCTTTCTCTTCTGGGCTCTCTCTTCACGCAAAGAATGAAAGAAACGAGCGGCACTCTGCCCCGTTTCCTCATTTTTGCGGTCATGCAGCATCAGAGAATGCatgagacaaaagaaaaaaaaagagacaaggaAGATTTGTTCCTGCTCACtcaaagacatacagtacatactcaATAAACTACTACGAATGGAATAGCTGTATATGATTGAAACATACTTAAGATAAATTCAAggaaaatgcaaacacaaagAAATAGGAAAAGGAAAGACGTTCCATAAACTTTCAGTGAAGAACacgaatggggggaaaaaagagggaTTCAAATGTACTCACCTTTATCAAAGTGCATGTCTCGGAAGTCTTGCTTGGTGTTCGATTCGAAATGGAACAACGGCCAAGAGCGGCGCGCAGATGTGTGATGTGTGCGTGTCTCAAGTCTGTCTGCCTTCTTGTTGACTCCTCACCGCTGCTTGTACACACTGAACACGCCGCCCACAcacatgtgtgcgcgtgtgtcatcgagcgtgtgtgtgtctctgtgtgtgtgtgtgtacacttcACACTCTCGCCGTTCCTTGAAACACACAGAACATTCTGAAATAAGAGGGCTGTAATTAACTATGcaatcatcatcctcatcatcatgtttgAACTTTCACCCTTGACAAGGCACAGCATTCACATTTAAATCAtgtcaatgttattattttgcaCACCCTGTATTAATACGCAG of Phycodurus eques isolate BA_2022a chromosome 4, UOR_Pequ_1.1, whole genome shotgun sequence contains these proteins:
- the LOC133401753 gene encoding NF-kappa-B inhibitor delta: MHFDKAPKEKPCCTLPTVKKLLEQKRKRETSSGLTPYAANTTAPAGHNMLTQLPVSEQLTCSGASSSYADMTAVSSEHWAAIQESALSYDPNQPGPSFPAGYDVPMDSDFSSQQHLQGFASQSYGCQMAAADQSTASTWPPLDPSQAPQATFGSWLDTGTLEKARIMLRDMDYGRIIGQDEDGDTILHIYTAKGLREWAFAAAEKLRDLGKLDAKEHKGKTALLVAVTANQPDIVQDLLSFGADINACDVKGQNALHLAAHDGLPRILQVILSNRPAINLEARDFEGMTPLHCAAISHSVTMKALFACGMANVFLQAKAAEKLSCVQMLVNAGASPLSQEIKSSKTVLHLAVKEGNIDLLHYLLSIHMHNVKDFVNMKAHGHTALHMAACLHGNPRQEEILRLLLSRGADPSIRNLENGLPAHLLQGGLQGEHLKLMLKKRSTSTRRRPVAPWDQE